The DNA window TTGCAGACATGTCAGACCAGTTCGGCCTTTTGTGTAAAATGGTCGGATTCACTTTGTTTTTCTGTACCCCTACCCAAGCCAGACACACATGATCCGGATTTCTTTTGAGCACTTCTTCCCAATCACTCTGTACATTTGCTTCTTTGTGATCAGCAAATATATTTGCTCCTCCCGCTAATTCACTAATTTCAGTCAGCCAGTTTGCTTTGCCAGGAGTAAAGACAGGTTTTGGCCACCATTCCCAGTATACAGTGGCTTTTTTGTCAATTTGACGTGCAATCCCTTTATATGTAGAAAGAAACTGATCATAACGCTTTAACAGTTCAGCTGCTTTTGTCTCGATGTTTAATCGCTGACCTAAATCCTGTAGGTTTTGACGAATATCTTCTAGTGAATTAGGGTTATACAAGACGTAAGGAAGCTTTCGTTTTTTTAATTCTTCAATATTTCGCTCCATTCCAGGAACGCTTAG is part of the Priestia aryabhattai genome and encodes:
- a CDS encoding ABC transporter substrate-binding protein; the protein is MRIVSLCPSNTELMAYLKCEHLLVAIDDYSDWPQSIQNLPRLGPDLSINIDAVEEAKPDLVLASLSVPGMERNIEELKKRKLPYVLYNPNSLEDIRQNLQDLGQRLNIETKAAELLKRYDQFLSTYKGIARQIDKKATVYWEWWPKPVFTPGKANWLTEISELAGGANIFADHKEANVQSDWEEVLKRNPDHVCLAWVGVQKNKVNPTILHKRPNWSDMSAIKEHRVYVLEEWLYCRPSPRLLLGLKKLAPLLHPDTFPAFDGKDPLL